Proteins found in one Populus alba chromosome 14, ASM523922v2, whole genome shotgun sequence genomic segment:
- the LOC118039415 gene encoding pentatricopeptide repeat-containing protein At5g48910 isoform X2 has protein sequence MNTIIHKPSTSPNHPSSLFPQISRCKTTRHLKQIHAHFIKTGQIHHPLAAAELLKFLTLSTQHEIKYAPCAKLARIEEGKQLHGFVVKLGLVSDEFVRSNLVRVYVMCGAMKDARVLFYQTRLEGNVVLWNVMIDGYVRMGDLRASRELFDSMPNKSVVSWNVMISGCAQNGHFKEAIEMFHDMQLGDVSPNYVTLVSVLPAISRLGAIELGKWVHLFAEKNEIEIDDVLGSALIDMYSKCGNIDKAVQVFEGIRNKKNPITWSAIIGGLAMHGRARDALDHFWRMQQAGVTPSDVVYIGVLSACSHAGLVEEGRSVYYHMVNVAGLLPRIEHYGCMVDLLGRAGCLEEAEQLILNMPIKPDDVILKALLGACKMHGNIEMGERIAKILMGWYPHDSGSYVALSNMFASEGNWEGVVKVRLKMKELDIRKDPGCSWIELDGVIHEFLVEDDSHPRAEGIHSMLEEMSDRLRSVGYRPNTTQVLLNMDEKEKQSALHYHSEKIAIAFGLISTKPQTPLQIVKNLRVCEDCHSSIKLVSKIYNRKIIVRDRKRFHHFENGSCSCMDYW, from the exons ATGAACACGATCATCCACAAACCAAGCACATCTCCAAATCACCCATCTTCACTCTTCCCTCAAATCAGCAGATGCAAGACTACAAGACACCTCAAGCAAATCCATGCCCACTTCATCAAAACTGGCCAAATACACCACCCTCTTGCTGCTGCTGAACTCCTCAAATTTCTCACCCTCTCTACTCAACATGAAATCAAATACGCAC CCTGTGCGAAATTGGCTAGGATTGAAGAAGGGAAACAGCTTCATGGGTTTGTTGTGAAGTTAGGATTGGTTAGTGATGAGTTTGTTCGTAGTAATCTTGTTAGAGTGTATGTTATGTGTGGGGCCATGAAAGATGCTCGTGTTTTGTTTTATCAGACAAGGCTAGAGGGTAATGTTGTTTTATGGAATGTTATGATAGATGGGTATGTGAGGATGGGGGATCTTAGAGCTTCTAGGGAGTTGTTTGATAGCATGCCTAATAAAAGTGTGGTTTCGTGGAATGTGATGATATCTGGATGTGCACAAAATGGACACTTTAAGGAGGCAATTGAGATGTTTCATGATATGCAATTGGGAGATGTGTCTCCAAATTACGTGACTTTGGTTAGTGTTCTTCCTGCTATTTCGCGACTAGGGGCTATTGAATTAGGAAAATGGGTGCATCTGTTTGCAGAGAAGAATGAGATTGAAATTGATGATGTGCTTGGTTCTGCTTTGATCGATATGTATTCGAAGTGTGGTAACATTGACAAAGCAGTTCAGGTATTTGAGGggataagaaataaaaagaatcccATTACTTGGAGTGCTATCATTGGCGGGCTTGCTATGCATGGTCGAGCAAGGGACGCTCTTGATCACTTTTGGAGAATGCAACAAGCTGGAGTGACTCCCAGTGATGTTGTGTATATTGGTGTATTGAGTGCTTGTAGCCATGCTGGTTTAGTTGAAGAGGGTCGATCTGTTTATTACCATATGGTTAACGTTGCTGGTCTCTTGCCTAGGATTGAACATTATGGGTGCATGGTTGATCTATTAGGCCGTGCTGGGTGTTTAGAAGAGGCTGAACAGCTTATACTTAACATGCCTATTAAACCGGATGACGTGATATTGAAGGCCTTGCTTGGTGCTTgtaaaatgcatggaaacatTGAGATGGGAGAACGTATTGCAAAAATTTTGATGGGTTGGTATCCACATGATAGTGGATCGTATGTGGCTCTCTCCAATATGTTTGCCTCTGAAGGAAACTGGGAGGGGGTTGTCAAGGTGAGGCTTAAAATGAAGGAATTGGATATAAGGAAAGACCCTGGATGTAGTTGGATTGAGCTTGATGGCGTGATACATGAATTCCTTGTGGAAGATGATTCCCATCCTAGAGCTGAAGGAATCCATTCGATGTTGGAGGAAATGTCAGATCGATTAAGGTCAGTGGGATACAGGCCAAACACTACCCAAGTCTTGCTCAACATGgacgaaaaagaaaaacaaagtgcATTGCACTATCATAGTGAAAAGATTGCAATTGCCTTTGGCTTAATCAGTACAAAGCCCCAGACACCACTCCAAATTGTTAAGAACCTGCGTGTCTGTGAAGATTGTCACTCTTCAATAAAACTTGTCTCAAAGATTTATAATCGAAAGATAATTGTAAGAGACCGGAAGCGCTTCCATCATTTTGAGAACGGTTCGTGTTCCTGTATGGACTATTGGTGA
- the LOC118039415 gene encoding pentatricopeptide repeat-containing protein At5g48910 isoform X1, with translation MNTIIHKPSTSPNHPSSLFPQISRCKTTRHLKQIHAHFIKTGQIHHPLAAAELLKFLTLSTQHEIKYARKFFSQIHHPNCFSWNTIIRALADSDDNDLFHVNSLEALLYFSHMLTDGLVEPNKFTFPCVLKACAKLARIEEGKQLHGFVVKLGLVSDEFVRSNLVRVYVMCGAMKDARVLFYQTRLEGNVVLWNVMIDGYVRMGDLRASRELFDSMPNKSVVSWNVMISGCAQNGHFKEAIEMFHDMQLGDVSPNYVTLVSVLPAISRLGAIELGKWVHLFAEKNEIEIDDVLGSALIDMYSKCGNIDKAVQVFEGIRNKKNPITWSAIIGGLAMHGRARDALDHFWRMQQAGVTPSDVVYIGVLSACSHAGLVEEGRSVYYHMVNVAGLLPRIEHYGCMVDLLGRAGCLEEAEQLILNMPIKPDDVILKALLGACKMHGNIEMGERIAKILMGWYPHDSGSYVALSNMFASEGNWEGVVKVRLKMKELDIRKDPGCSWIELDGVIHEFLVEDDSHPRAEGIHSMLEEMSDRLRSVGYRPNTTQVLLNMDEKEKQSALHYHSEKIAIAFGLISTKPQTPLQIVKNLRVCEDCHSSIKLVSKIYNRKIIVRDRKRFHHFENGSCSCMDYW, from the coding sequence ATGAACACGATCATCCACAAACCAAGCACATCTCCAAATCACCCATCTTCACTCTTCCCTCAAATCAGCAGATGCAAGACTACAAGACACCTCAAGCAAATCCATGCCCACTTCATCAAAACTGGCCAAATACACCACCCTCTTGCTGCTGCTGAACTCCTCAAATTTCTCACCCTCTCTACTCAACATGAAATCAAATACGCACGTAAGTTTTTTAGCCAAATCCATCATCCCAATTGTTTCTCTTGGAATACTATAATTAGAGCTTTAGCTGATTCTGATGACAATGATCTTTTTCATGTTAACTCATTAGAGGCTTTACTGTATTTTTCCCACATGCTTACTGATGGTCTCGTGGAACCTAATAAATTCACTTTTCCTTGCGTGCTAAAAGCCTGTGCGAAATTGGCTAGGATTGAAGAAGGGAAACAGCTTCATGGGTTTGTTGTGAAGTTAGGATTGGTTAGTGATGAGTTTGTTCGTAGTAATCTTGTTAGAGTGTATGTTATGTGTGGGGCCATGAAAGATGCTCGTGTTTTGTTTTATCAGACAAGGCTAGAGGGTAATGTTGTTTTATGGAATGTTATGATAGATGGGTATGTGAGGATGGGGGATCTTAGAGCTTCTAGGGAGTTGTTTGATAGCATGCCTAATAAAAGTGTGGTTTCGTGGAATGTGATGATATCTGGATGTGCACAAAATGGACACTTTAAGGAGGCAATTGAGATGTTTCATGATATGCAATTGGGAGATGTGTCTCCAAATTACGTGACTTTGGTTAGTGTTCTTCCTGCTATTTCGCGACTAGGGGCTATTGAATTAGGAAAATGGGTGCATCTGTTTGCAGAGAAGAATGAGATTGAAATTGATGATGTGCTTGGTTCTGCTTTGATCGATATGTATTCGAAGTGTGGTAACATTGACAAAGCAGTTCAGGTATTTGAGGggataagaaataaaaagaatcccATTACTTGGAGTGCTATCATTGGCGGGCTTGCTATGCATGGTCGAGCAAGGGACGCTCTTGATCACTTTTGGAGAATGCAACAAGCTGGAGTGACTCCCAGTGATGTTGTGTATATTGGTGTATTGAGTGCTTGTAGCCATGCTGGTTTAGTTGAAGAGGGTCGATCTGTTTATTACCATATGGTTAACGTTGCTGGTCTCTTGCCTAGGATTGAACATTATGGGTGCATGGTTGATCTATTAGGCCGTGCTGGGTGTTTAGAAGAGGCTGAACAGCTTATACTTAACATGCCTATTAAACCGGATGACGTGATATTGAAGGCCTTGCTTGGTGCTTgtaaaatgcatggaaacatTGAGATGGGAGAACGTATTGCAAAAATTTTGATGGGTTGGTATCCACATGATAGTGGATCGTATGTGGCTCTCTCCAATATGTTTGCCTCTGAAGGAAACTGGGAGGGGGTTGTCAAGGTGAGGCTTAAAATGAAGGAATTGGATATAAGGAAAGACCCTGGATGTAGTTGGATTGAGCTTGATGGCGTGATACATGAATTCCTTGTGGAAGATGATTCCCATCCTAGAGCTGAAGGAATCCATTCGATGTTGGAGGAAATGTCAGATCGATTAAGGTCAGTGGGATACAGGCCAAACACTACCCAAGTCTTGCTCAACATGgacgaaaaagaaaaacaaagtgcATTGCACTATCATAGTGAAAAGATTGCAATTGCCTTTGGCTTAATCAGTACAAAGCCCCAGACACCACTCCAAATTGTTAAGAACCTGCGTGTCTGTGAAGATTGTCACTCTTCAATAAAACTTGTCTCAAAGATTTATAATCGAAAGATAATTGTAAGAGACCGGAAGCGCTTCCATCATTTTGAGAACGGTTCGTGTTCCTGTATGGACTATTGGTGA